Proteins encoded in a region of the Podarcis muralis chromosome 4, rPodMur119.hap1.1, whole genome shotgun sequence genome:
- the LOC144327427 gene encoding uncharacterized protein LOC144327427, producing MAPKEDSARPGTSSTAKRPIRGPSQALRSPAPSQPVGRVQSLVASMAGDPAALSRFAAQMDGFLQQCSNQPSTSAGPPRPVRVSSPSVSSYSEDGREELSAVRGADDSQLTQPHYLPAVHGRGRRSRLSSRRASRGRASSRPSSRRGGNVTPPGEAPVASSRSRVVSSPSAPGPSRPNDDSESSAEDSLPVPARKSSGGKRHRRRSSRRRAKRRKDDSSTSYTGPAEVRIWLVGHSIVHWACVAARQSGLGPGLGLPRHVQLSWLSRRGMRWAELLPMIRRQLQLEGPPSAIVVQLGENDLVFSDCFSLRAAILADLEELRALVPTAKLFWSRWLQRRAWRGSHCPAATERVRRRINSAVSLRILEMGGEVIFHPGISSQEPSFFRVDGVHLSASGNEAWIGAVVSKLRAWLGL from the exons ATGGCTCCAAAGGAGGACTCCGCCCGCCCTGGCACGTCTTCCACTGCAAAACGGCCTATTAGAGGCCCATCTCAGGCGCTTCGCTCGCCTGCGCCGAGTCAGCCAGTGGGTCGGGTGCAGTCTCTTGTGGCTAGCATGGCTGGCGATCCTGCAGCCTTGTCGCGTTTTGCGGCACAGATGGACGGATTTCTTCAACAATGTTCCAATCAGCCTTCCACGTCTGCAGGGCCGCCTCGCCCAGTGAGGGTGTCGTCACCAAGTGTGTCATCCTATAGCGAGGATGGGAGAGAAGAATTATCGGCTGTGAGAGGGGCTGACGATTCTCAGTTAACCCAGCCCCATTACTTACCTGCTGTTCATGGTCGGGGGCGGAGGTCGCGCCTTTCCTCCCGGAGAGCTTCCAGAGGGAGGGCCTCTTCGCGGCCTTCCTCCCGCCGAGGGGGGAACGTGACGCCACCGGGAGAGGCCCCGGTTGCCTCGAGCCGTTCACGTGTTGTTTCTTCCCCGTCAGCCCCAGGTCCTTCAAGGCCGAACGATGATTCTGAGTCATCTGCTGAGGACAGCTTACCAGTGCCGGCCAGGAAATCTTCGGGCGGAAAGCGTCACCGCAGGAGATCTTCCCGGAGGCGTGCAAAGCGAAGAAAGGATGACTCTTCTACTTCCTATACCG GTCCTGCGGAGGTCCGCATATGGCTGGTGGGACATAGCATCGTCCACTGGGCTTGTGTTGCAGCACGGCAGTCGGGATTGGGTCCAGGTCTCGGCCTCCCTCGGCATGTTCAATTATCCTGGTTGTCCAGAAGGGGAATGCGATGGGCGGAGCTGCTGCCCATGATTCGGAGGCAGTTGCAGTTGGAAGGACCCCCATCGGCCATTGTGGTGCAGCTGGGCGAGAACGACCTGGTTTTTTCGGACtgtttttccctgcgtgctgcaatttTGGCGGACTTGGAGGAGCTGCGGGCATTGGTGCCGACAGCAAAATTATTTTGGTCAAGGTGGCTGCAACGGCGGGCTTGGCGGGGCAGTCACTGCCCAGCCGCCACCGAGAGAGTCAGAAGGCGTATTAACTCCGCAGTGTCGCTGAGGATTTTGGAGATGGGCGGAGAGGTGATTTTTCATCCTGGAATTTCCTCTCAGGAGCCATCCTTTTTTCGAGTTGATGGCGTGCACCTTTCTGCTTCGGGTAATGAGGCATGGATAGGTGCGGTGGTGTCCAAGCTGAGGGCTTGGCTGggtttgtga